The following proteins are encoded in a genomic region of Syngnathoides biaculeatus isolate LvHL_M chromosome 15, ASM1980259v1, whole genome shotgun sequence:
- the LOC133513281 gene encoding 4-galactosyl-N-acetylglucosaminide 3-alpha-L-fucosyltransferase 9-like: MSSEPVHRNLRLLLLGTFFLAFFAILYFMYFKSSTGWLSDPVHAIFPIGHVKDLFTKSNRSVTTVLAWVWRFEKRNNLNVCASQFNIDGCFITADRNLYNKSDGVVIRHRDIVSNLSNLPPIQRPSFQKWVWLNLESPAHIPHLDAVENLFNLTLSYRRDADILVPFGSIVSNEGEDNFVLLSKNKLLCWIVSNWKQNFARVKYYNELQKHIKVHGYGRAFNKSVDKQEYVSILTSCKFYLAFENSIQKDYITEKFYNPLGVGTVPVVLGPSRDDYEKAIQGDAFIHVEDFASPKELADYLLFLDKNEDMYLKYFKWRRHFKVKKTQFWTEHMCLACDYLRRHRESQVVENLNKWFWS; the protein is encoded by the coding sequence ATGTCATCAGAACCAGTTCACAGGAACCTACGATTGCTTCTTCTGGGCACCTTCTTCCTCGCATTCTTCGCGATTctctattttatgtattttaagtcgtccacTGGATGGCTATCAGATCCTGTGCACGCCATCTTTCCCATCGGGCATGTCAAGGATCTCTTCACTAAGAGCAACCGCAGTGTGACCACGGTTCTGGCCTGGGTCTGGAGATTTGAAAAGAGGAACAACCTGAACGTGTGCGCCTCACAGTTCAACATTGATGGCTGCTTCATCACGGCCGACCGGAACCTCTACAACAAGTCGGACGGCGTCGTCATCCGCCATCGTGACATCGTCTCCAATTTGTCCAACCTTCCACCGATCCAGCGTCCGTCCTTCCAGAAATGGGTTTGGTTGAATCTAGAGTCCCCGGCACACATTCCCCACCTGGATGCCGTCGAAAACCTCTTCAACCTCACACTCAGCTACCGCCGTGACGCAGATATACTAGTGCCTTTTGGCTCTATCGTTTCCAATGAGGGTGAGGACAACTTTGTCTTGCTCAGCAAGAACAAGCTGCTCTGCTGGATCGTGAGCAATTGGAAGCAGAACTTTGCACGTGTCAAGTACTACAATGAGCTGCAGAAGCACATCAAAGTTCACGGGTACGGCAGGGCCTTCAACAAGTCCGTTGACAAGCAGGAATATGTCTCCATCCTGACTAGCTGCAAGTTCTACCTGGCGTTCGAGAACTCCATCCAAAAGGACTACATCACCGAGAAGTTCTACAACCCGCTAGGAGTGGGCACCGTACCCGTGGTGCTGGGCCCGTCGCGGGATGATTATGAAAAAGCCATCCAGGGGGACGCTTTCATCCACGTGGAGGACTTTGCGTCACCTAAGGAGCTAGCCGACTACCTGCTCTTTCTGGACAAGAACGAAGATATGTATCTAAAATATTTTAAGTGGCGGCGGCActttaaagtgaagaaaaccCAATTCTGGACAGAGCACATGTGCCTGGCCTGCGACTACCttcgcaggcacagggagtcCCAGGTGGTCGAGAACCTGAACAAGTGGTTCTGGAGCTGA